One Setaria italica strain Yugu1 chromosome II, Setaria_italica_v2.0, whole genome shotgun sequence DNA segment encodes these proteins:
- the LOC101782755 gene encoding uncharacterized protein LOC101782755 encodes MVHLPHLGKLRREVKEEVADAADGPAAAAEASPFHKRTRFGHQKQQWSTRCASVSNQQSSQQGFLDEPSPLGLRLRKSPSLLDLVQMKLAQANKGTEARQAINTGASEKLKASNFPGSVLRIGSWEWVSRYEGDLVAKCYFAKHKLVWEVLDGGLKSKIEIQWSDICGLKMFCPENEPGTLEIVLSRPPLFFKETNPQPRKHTLWQATSDFTGGQARMYRVHLIQCPQGMMNKHMEKLFHCDPRLQSLSQQNDFTVDNPYFETKCSIFEEPEDIKCQKYEHKDDDNQLAPQSSNALLSPQSSASRMDAEVRQQAGKSDVLPGHYPSSVASAHLIKQDGTSVECEPHTSILNWNGFRVPGISRSMSKSEIANHIGYHLYKQMYSGNLPATDAVTASLGNGDGSNSDVSFDELTRQLLNDTQISNAADERMLMSRVNSLCCLIQRDSGSGHATPGVSGTNEIYERKSQTSVPLVRGDGSNKPLPPEESFGDLLTKPLPPRQESFGDLLTNLPRISSFPHFL; translated from the exons ATGGTTCACTTGCCGCACCTTGGGAAGCTGCGGCGAGAGGTCAAGGAGGAGGTCGCGGACGCAGCCGACGGccctgccgccgcggcggaggcgtcgCCGTTCCACAAGAGGACGCGATTCGGGCATCAGAAGCAG CAATGGAGCACCAGATGTGCTAGTGTGTCCAATCAGCAGTCCTCGCAGCAAGGTTTCCTTGATGAGCCTAGTCCACTTGGCCTGCGGCTGAGGAAGAGCCCCTCACTATTGGATCTGGTTCAGATGAAGCTTGCGCAGGCCAATAAGGGCACAGAAGCTCGGCAAGCCATCAACACTGGTGCCTCGGAGAAACTGAAGGCTTCCAATTTCCCTGGTTCAGTTCTGCGTATTGGATCTTGGGAG TGGGTTTCAAGATATGAAGGAGATCTGGTTGCAAAATGCTATTTTGCAAAACACAAACTGGTTTGGGAAGTATTGGATGGTGGTCTCAAGAGCAAAATCGAAATACAATGGTCTGATATCTGTGGACTGAAGATGTTCTGTCCAGAAAATGAACCTGGGACCTTGGAGATTGTG TTGTCTAGACCACCACTTTTCTTCAAAGAAACCAACCCGCAACCAAGGAAGCATACATTATGGCAGGCAACTTCAGATTTTACTGGTGGACAGGCAAGGATGTACAG GGTGCACCTTATTCAATGCCCGCAAGGTATGATGAATAAGCATATGGAAAAGCTTTTTCACTGTGACCCACGTCTGCAGTCGCTAAGCCAGCAAAATGATTTTACTGTGGATAATCCTTATTTTGAGACAAAGTGTTCCATATTTGAAGAACCAGAGGATATTAAGTGTCAAAAATATGAGCATAAAGATGATGACAACCAGTTAGCCCCACAGAGCTCTAATGCATTGTTATCACCTCAGTCTTCAGCCAGTAGGATGGATGCTGAAGTAAGACAGCAAGCTGGAAAATCAGATGTCTTGCCTGGACACTACCCTAGTTCAG TTGCTAGTGCCCACTTGATTAAACAAGATGGTACTTCTGTTGAGTGCGAACCGCATACAAGCATTTTGAATTGGAATGGTTTCAGAGTGCCAGGAATCAGCCGCTCAATGTCCAAGAGTGAGATTGCGAACCACATAGGGTACCACTTGTACAAACAGATGTATTCAGGCAACCTACCTGCAACTGATGCTGTAACTGCTTCATTGGGTAACGGCGATGGTTCAAACAGTGATGTATCATTTGATGAGCTAACCAGGCAGCTCCTGAATGACACCCAGATTTCCAATGCAGCTGATGAAAGGATGCTTATGTCAAGGGTAAACTCTCTCTGCTGCCTGATCCAGAGAGATTCAGGTTCAGGTCACGCAACCCCTGGAGTCAGTGGTACAAATGAGATTTATGAAAGGAAGTCCCAGACTAGTGTGCCTCTGGTGCGAGGAGACGGCAGCAATAAGCCATTGCCACCGGAAGAATCATTTGGAGATCTCCTGACCAAGCCATTGCCGCCGAGGCAAGAATCATTTGGAGATCTCCTGACCAATCTGCCACGCATCTCATCGTTTCCTCACTTCTTGTGA